The following proteins are co-located in the Microcystis wesenbergii NRERC-220 genome:
- the ffh gene encoding signal recognition particle protein, translated as MFDALADRLEDAWKKLRGQDKISSANIQETLKEVRRALLEADVNLQVVKGFIAEVEKQALGAEVISGVNPGQQFIKIVYDELVKIMGESNVPLAQADKPPTVILMAGLQGTGKTTATAKLALYLRKQSKSCLMVATDVYRPAAIDQLITLGKQINVPVFEMGSQANPVDIARQGVEKAKELGVDTVIIDTAGRLQIDTQMMGELAQIKKIVNPDDTLLVVDAMTGQEAASLTNTFHQQIGITGAILTKLDGDTRGGAALSVRQISGQPIKFVGVGEKVEALEPFYPDRLASRILNMGDVLTLVEKAQEQLDLEDAAKMQAKILEAKFDFNDFLKQMRLLKNMGSLGGVLKLIPGLGKLSGTDIEKGEKELKRTEAMINSMTTEERANPDLLAKSPNRRRRIAKGSGHPETEVNKLITNFTRMRSMMQQMGRGQMPAMPGMPGMGGGMFGGGNQPGFRGQGGSPKKPKKIKKKKGFGDL; from the coding sequence ATGTTCGACGCACTGGCCGATCGCTTAGAAGACGCATGGAAAAAGTTACGAGGTCAAGATAAAATCTCCTCGGCCAATATACAAGAAACCCTCAAAGAAGTCCGGCGGGCTTTACTGGAAGCAGATGTTAACCTACAGGTAGTTAAGGGATTTATTGCTGAGGTCGAGAAACAAGCCCTTGGCGCTGAAGTTATTTCTGGAGTCAATCCCGGCCAGCAATTTATCAAAATTGTCTATGATGAATTAGTCAAAATTATGGGGGAAAGCAACGTTCCCCTAGCCCAGGCCGATAAACCCCCCACCGTAATTTTAATGGCCGGGTTACAAGGGACAGGAAAAACCACCGCCACCGCCAAATTAGCCCTATACCTCCGCAAACAGTCCAAAAGCTGCCTGATGGTGGCTACCGATGTTTACCGTCCAGCGGCCATTGACCAATTAATCACCCTCGGTAAACAGATAAATGTTCCCGTCTTCGAGATGGGTTCTCAGGCTAATCCCGTCGATATCGCCCGTCAAGGTGTGGAAAAAGCCAAAGAATTGGGCGTAGATACCGTTATCATCGACACCGCCGGTCGTTTGCAGATAGATACCCAGATGATGGGCGAACTAGCACAAATCAAGAAAATTGTCAACCCCGACGACACTTTATTAGTGGTGGATGCGATGACCGGTCAGGAAGCGGCCAGTCTTACCAACACTTTTCACCAACAAATCGGCATCACGGGGGCAATTCTCACTAAACTCGATGGCGATACTCGTGGTGGGGCGGCCCTATCAGTGCGGCAAATATCGGGACAACCGATTAAATTTGTTGGGGTTGGGGAAAAAGTCGAGGCTTTAGAGCCATTTTATCCCGATCGCCTTGCCAGTCGCATCCTCAATATGGGTGATGTCCTGACGCTAGTGGAAAAAGCTCAGGAACAGTTAGACCTAGAAGACGCGGCCAAAATGCAGGCCAAGATTTTAGAGGCTAAGTTTGATTTTAATGACTTCCTCAAACAGATGCGGCTGTTAAAAAATATGGGTTCCCTGGGGGGAGTCTTAAAGTTAATACCCGGTCTGGGCAAACTGAGCGGGACAGACATCGAAAAGGGCGAAAAAGAGCTAAAACGCACGGAAGCGATGATTAATTCCATGACCACGGAGGAACGCGCTAACCCCGATTTATTGGCTAAGTCTCCTAATCGTCGTCGTCGCATTGCCAAAGGTTCGGGACATCCGGAAACGGAAGTTAACAAACTAATTACTAATTTCACCAGAATGCGATCGATGATGCAACAGATGGGACGGGGACAAATGCCCGCTATGCCTGGGATGCCCGGGATGGGTGGCGGAATGTTTGGGGGTGGCAATCAACCGGGGTTCCGAGGTCAAGGTGGCAGCCCGAAAAAACCGAAGAAAATCAAGAAAAAGAAAGGTTTTGGCGATTTATAG